TTTACGTTAGGACTTTTGGTAATCTATCGCTTTGGTTCGTTTATTACTATTCCGGGTGTTGACCCAATTGCTGTTGCGAATGCAAAACCTCGAGGACAAAGTATATTAGACATCGTAGATATTTTCTCAGGAGGTGCTCTCTTTAAACTCTCGATTTTTTCTTTAGGTATCATGCCGTATATTTCTGCTTCTATTATTATGAGTCTTTTGACGATCGTGATTCCATATTTGGCGCAACTCCAACGAGAAGGAGAATACGGGAGAAGAAAGATCAATCAATTTACACGTTTGGGAACGGTTTTGCTTTGCGCTATCCAATCACTTTTTATTCTACTTTGGGCGGTAGAACAAACCAGTAGGGATGGAATGCCATTAGTTTCTGAGACAATGCCTAGAGCTCTTTTTTATATTACAGGTATCATCACCATTACGACGGGGACCTTGATTCTCATGTGGATGGGAGAACAAATCACTGAGCGTGGATTAGGTAATGGAGCTTCTTTAATTATATTTGCTGGAATCATTGCAAGATTACCAACTAACATCATAAAAATGATTCAGGATCCGACCATTAAGTTTTTCGATATTTTTGTTTTGATTCTTCTTTTTATCGTTTTGATTGCTTTTACAGTAATACTTTCTCAGGGTGTGAGAAAAATCCCATTACAGTATGGGAAACGAATTGTGGGAAGAAGATTAGTTCAGGCTCAAAGTCAAAGTTTACAATTTAAATTAAATTCTGCAAACGTGATGCCTATTATCTTTGCATCGTCATTACTTTTATTCCCACAAACCATTTTTGGGATGTTAGGTTCACAGGCTCAATCTTGGATTGGATGGCAAATCCTACAAGAATGGTTGAATCCGTTTGCTCCCTCTTTTTGGCAACAACTTCCGTATTATATATTGTATTCAGGCTTGATCATTTTCTTTGCATATTTTTACACTGCTGTATATATCAACCCTCAAGAACTATCAGAAAATTTAAAAAAATACGGAGGATACATTCCTGGAGTAAGACCAGGTGTTCAAACAAAAGAATACTTAGAAAAAGTATTAAATCGTATCATTTTACCGGGGGCTATTTTTCTTTCAGGGCTTGCTATAGCTCCTTACCTTATAATTAACATGATGGATTTAAAGGCAAATCAAAACATACAGGGATTAGCTTATACCTTTGGTGGAACTTCTTTACTTATCATGGTGGGAGTAGCCCTTGACACCTTAAAGCAATTAGAAGCTCAGCTTATTATGAGAAATTATCAAGGATTTATGAAAAAAGGAAAACTAAAGGGAAGAACATGAAAATCATTGTTTTTATGGGACCACCTGGTGCTGGAAAAGGAACTCAAGCTAAAATCATTTGTCAACAATTACAAATACCCCAAATTTCAACCGGTGATATTTTAAGAAAAGCCATACAAGATCAAACGGAATTGGGGATGCAAGCCAAATCCTATATGGACAAAGGAGAACTCGTTCCTGACTCTGTTGTCGTTGGAATTGTTGAAGAACGTATAAAACAAGATGATTGTAAAAATGGATTTCTTTTGGATGGATTTCCAAGAACTATCAATCAAGCCATCGAATTGGAAAAGATGTTAGAAAAGCTTGAGAAAAAAATCAATGTAGTAATTAATATTGACGTTCCTGAAGAAGAACTAGTTAAAAGACTTTTAAATCGTGCGAAAATCGAGAATCGGTCCGATGACACAGAACCAGTAATTCGAAATCGGATGAGGACCTATTTTCAACAAACCTATCCGTTAATTGAATTTTATCAGAAAAAGGGGTTGCTTGTCAACATAGACGGCATGGGAACCATTGAAGAGATCACGGAAAGAATCATTACCAACATCAAAAACTGAATGACAAAAATAAAAATTAAAAAATCTTGGCTTTTTAGGTATGTCAAAAGAAGAGCCCATAGTAGTTGAAGGAAAAGTGATTGAAAATT
The genomic region above belongs to Leptospiraceae bacterium and contains:
- the secY gene encoding preprotein translocase subunit SecY, yielding MNILLNIFRIDDLRKKILFTLGLLVIYRFGSFITIPGVDPIAVANAKPRGQSILDIVDIFSGGALFKLSIFSLGIMPYISASIIMSLLTIVIPYLAQLQREGEYGRRKINQFTRLGTVLLCAIQSLFILLWAVEQTSRDGMPLVSETMPRALFYITGIITITTGTLILMWMGEQITERGLGNGASLIIFAGIIARLPTNIIKMIQDPTIKFFDIFVLILLFIVLIAFTVILSQGVRKIPLQYGKRIVGRRLVQAQSQSLQFKLNSANVMPIIFASSLLLFPQTIFGMLGSQAQSWIGWQILQEWLNPFAPSFWQQLPYYILYSGLIIFFAYFYTAVYINPQELSENLKKYGGYIPGVRPGVQTKEYLEKVLNRIILPGAIFLSGLAIAPYLIINMMDLKANQNIQGLAYTFGGTSLLIMVGVALDTLKQLEAQLIMRNYQGFMKKGKLKGRT
- a CDS encoding adenylate kinase, translated to MKIIVFMGPPGAGKGTQAKIICQQLQIPQISTGDILRKAIQDQTELGMQAKSYMDKGELVPDSVVVGIVEERIKQDDCKNGFLLDGFPRTINQAIELEKMLEKLEKKINVVINIDVPEEELVKRLLNRAKIENRSDDTEPVIRNRMRTYFQQTYPLIEFYQKKGLLVNIDGMGTIEEITERIITNIKN